A region from the Cannabis sativa cultivar Pink pepper isolate KNU-18-1 chromosome 9, ASM2916894v1, whole genome shotgun sequence genome encodes:
- the LOC115721895 gene encoding low affinity inorganic phosphate transporter 1: protein MAGEQMGVLNALDVAKTQLYHFTAIVIAGMGFFTDAYDLFCISLVTKLLGRIYYTDLNSTKPGNLPPNVAAAVNGVAFVGTLTGQLFFGWLGDKMGRKKVYGLTLLVMVICSVASGLSFGQDAKAVMATLCFFRFWLGFGIGGDYPLSATIMSEYANKKTRGAFIAAVFAMQGFGILGGGIVALIVSTAFNAKYDAPSYLVDRAGSLVHQADYVWRIILMFGAFPAAVTYYWRMKMPETARYTALVAKNANQAASDMSKVLQVELKADVEKVERLAEGKNSFGLFSKQFARRHGLHLVGTTTTWFLLDIAFYSQNLFQKDIFSAIGWIPAANTMNAIEEVYKIARAQTLIALCSTVPGYWFTVAFIDKMGRFAIQLMGFFFMTVFMFALAIPYNHWTQKDNHIGFVIMYSLTFFFANFGPNATTFVVPAEIFPARLRSTCHGISAAAGKAGAMVGAFGFLYSAQSKDPTKTEAGYPPGIGVKNSLIMLGVINFLGMAFTFLVPESKGISLEELTGENEEGDQGEATAPSSARTIPL, encoded by the exons ATGGCCGGAGAACAAATGGGAGTGCTTAATGCACTTGATGTGGCCAAGACACAACTCTATCATTTCACCGCTATAGTAATTGCCGGAATGGGATTCTTCACTGATGCATACGATCTTTTTTGCATCTCTCTAGTGACCAAGCTTCTTGGTCGAATTTACTACACCGATCTCAACTCAACGAAGCCAGGAAACTTGCCTCCTAATGTTGCAGCAGCCGTAAATGGTGTTGCTTTTGTTGGAACGTTGACCGGTCAACTCTTTTTTGGGTGGCTTGGAGACAAGATGGGGAGGAAGAAGGTGTACGGACTAACCCTACTTGTAATGGTTATATGTTCGGTTGCCTCGGGACTGTCCTTTGGCCAAGATGCTAAGGCTGTCATGGCAACTCTTTGCTTCTTTAGATTTTGGCTAGGGTTTGGTATTGGTGGCGATTACCCTCTCTCCGCCACCATCATGTCTGAGTACGCTAACAAGAAGACGCGTGGTGCTTTTATCGCTGCAGTTTTCGCCATGCAAGGGTTTGGAATTCTTGGGGGTGGAATTGTTGCCTTGATTGTCTCAA CTGCTTTCAACGCAAAATATGATGCTCCGTCGTATTTAGTCGACAGAGCTGGCTCGTTGGTTCATCAGGCCGACTATGTTTGGCGTATAATTCTCATGTTTGGAGCTTTTCCAGCGGCGGTGACTTACTATTGGCGTATGAAAATGCCTGAAACTGCTCGTTACACAGCATTAGTTGCTAAAAACGCTAACCAAGCTGCTTCCGACATGTCCAAGGTGCTACAAGTCGAGCTCAAAGCTGATGTTGAGAAGGTAGAGAGACTTGCTGAAGGTAAAAACTCATTTGGGCTCTTCTCTAAGCAATTCGCCAGACGACACGGTCTTCATCTTGTTGGCACAACCACAACTTGGTTTTTATTAGACATCGCATTTTACAGCCAAAATCTTTTCCAAAAAGATATTTTCAGCGCCATCGGTTGGATCCCAGCTGCCAACACAATGAATGCCATTGAAGAAGTTTATAAAATCGCCAGAGCTCAAACCCTAATTGCCTTGTGTAGTACTGTCCCTGGCTATTGGTTTACAGTTGCTTTTATTGATAAAATGGGACGATTTGCCATTCAACTAATGGGATTCTTTTTCATGACGGTGTTCATGTTTGCCCTAGCTATTCCTTACAACCACTGGACTCAAAAAGATAACCATATTGGGTTTGTAATTATGTACTCATTGACTTTCTTCTTTGCTAACTTTGGACCAAATGCGACAACATTTGTTGTCCCGGCTGAAATTTTCCCGGCACGGCTGAGGTCCACATGTCATGGAATATCAGCTGCGGCCGGGAAAGCTGGAGCAATGGTGGGAGCTTTCGGGTTCTTGTATTCCGCTCAAAGTAAGGATCCAACGAAGACCGAAGCTGGTTACCCACCAGGCATTGGAGTGAAGAACTCTTTGATTATGCTTGGTGTTATCAATTTTCTTGGAATGGCATTTACATTTTTGGTGCCAGAGTCAAAAGGAATATCACTTGAAGAGTTGACTGGTGAAAATGAAGAAGGAGATCAAGGAGAGGCCACTGCTCCTTCAAGTGCTAGAACTATACctctttga